One region of Pseudomonas sp. ABC1 genomic DNA includes:
- a CDS encoding ABC transporter permease: protein MIPDLHGFGPALLAGTWVTIQLALASLALGLVLGLCGALAKTSPYSSLRWIGGTYSTIVRGIPELLWVLLIYLGTIGLVRGIGELFGIDDLALSPFVAGTIALGLCFGAYATEVFRGALLAIPKGHREAGLALGLSRRHIFFRLILPQMWRLALPGLGNLFMILMKDTALVSVIGLEEVMRNAQIAVTASKEPFTFYITAAFIYLGLTVFAMIGMYFLEKRASRGFTRSAA from the coding sequence ATGATTCCTGACTTGCACGGATTCGGTCCGGCGCTGCTCGCCGGCACCTGGGTCACCATTCAACTGGCGCTTGCATCCCTGGCCCTCGGCCTGGTGCTCGGCCTCTGTGGTGCACTCGCCAAAACCTCGCCCTACAGCAGCCTGCGCTGGATAGGCGGCACCTATTCGACCATCGTACGCGGCATTCCCGAACTGCTCTGGGTACTGCTGATCTACCTCGGCACCATCGGCCTGGTACGCGGTATCGGCGAACTCTTCGGCATCGACGACCTTGCCCTCAGCCCCTTCGTCGCAGGCACCATCGCCCTCGGCCTGTGCTTCGGCGCCTACGCCACCGAAGTGTTCCGTGGCGCGCTGCTGGCGATCCCCAAGGGCCACCGCGAAGCCGGACTGGCGCTGGGCCTGAGTCGCCGGCACATTTTCTTTCGCCTGATCCTGCCGCAGATGTGGCGCCTGGCGCTGCCAGGGCTGGGCAACCTGTTCATGATCCTGATGAAGGACACCGCCCTGGTGTCGGTGATCGGCCTGGAAGAAGTCATGCGCAATGCGCAGATCGCCGTGACCGCCAGCAAGGAACCCTTCACCTTCTACATCACCGCCGCGTTCATCTACCTGGGGCTGACCGTCTTCGCCATGATCGGTATGTATTTCCTTGAAAAACGCGCCAGCCGCGGCTTCACCAGGAGCGCAGCATGA
- a CDS encoding ABC transporter permease: MTWDVFIGWLPDFFVRWLPNFLDGAWLTLQLVGISVIAGLILALPLGIARSSRHLTVRALPYSYIFFFRGTPLLVQLFLVYYGLSQFEAVRQSMFWPYLRDPYWCAIITMTLHTAAYIAEILRGALQNVPSGEIEAARALGMSRSQTLWHITLPRAVRIGLPAYSNEVILMLKASALASTVTLLELTGTARKLAARNYLHEEMFLTAGIIYLLIAFVLMQGFKLIERWLRVDACQPGR, translated from the coding sequence ATGACCTGGGACGTTTTCATTGGCTGGCTGCCGGACTTCTTCGTTCGCTGGCTGCCGAACTTTCTCGACGGCGCCTGGCTGACCCTGCAACTGGTCGGCATCTCCGTCATCGCCGGGCTGATTCTCGCCCTGCCGTTGGGCATCGCCCGTTCGTCGCGCCACCTGACGGTGCGCGCATTGCCCTACAGCTACATCTTCTTCTTCCGTGGCACGCCACTGCTGGTGCAACTGTTCCTGGTCTACTACGGCCTGTCGCAGTTCGAAGCGGTACGCCAGAGCATGTTCTGGCCCTACCTGCGCGATCCGTACTGGTGCGCGATCATCACCATGACCCTGCACACCGCCGCCTATATCGCGGAAATCCTGCGTGGCGCCCTGCAGAACGTACCGTCCGGGGAAATCGAAGCGGCGCGGGCACTGGGCATGTCGCGCAGCCAGACCCTCTGGCACATCACCCTGCCACGGGCGGTGCGCATCGGCCTGCCGGCCTACAGCAACGAAGTGATCCTGATGCTCAAGGCCAGCGCCCTGGCCAGCACCGTCACCCTGCTGGAACTGACCGGCACCGCGCGCAAGCTCGCCGCACGCAACTACCTGCACGAGGAAATGTTCCTCACCGCCGGCATCATCTACCTGCTGATCGCCTTCGTGCTGATGCAGGGCTTCAAGCTGATCGAACGCTGGCTGCGGGTCGACGCCTGCCAGCCGGGGCGCTGA
- a CDS encoding D-hexose-6-phosphate mutarotase — translation MPVSIQPVTRGQLACWEIRHGDSLLLIAEQGAQVLEYRQGDEPPIIWLSEQAAFESGQPVRGGIPVCWPWFGDLARNPEAVQHVHPQPAPAHGLVRSLLWTLERQTVEQGAALLDFGCPPLTECPELQLHLHVRLDDALHLRLTSHNLGDTPITLSQALHSYFAISDIHQVSVQGLDGKPYIETLEDWQPREQSGDLHFDGETDRIYLDLPQRLTLTDPTWQRRIELHASGSRSAVLWNPWVDKSRRLSQFADDAWQRMLCIETANVLDDAVRLEPGASHELTLAIEAHTLQPK, via the coding sequence ATGCCGGTCAGCATCCAGCCCGTCACCCGCGGTCAGCTCGCCTGCTGGGAGATACGCCATGGCGACAGCCTGCTGCTGATCGCCGAACAGGGCGCCCAGGTGCTCGAGTACCGGCAAGGCGACGAGCCGCCAATCATCTGGCTCAGCGAGCAGGCCGCCTTCGAAAGCGGGCAACCGGTGCGTGGCGGCATCCCGGTGTGCTGGCCCTGGTTCGGCGACCTGGCACGCAACCCCGAGGCCGTCCAGCACGTGCACCCACAGCCCGCGCCGGCCCATGGCCTGGTGCGCAGCCTGCTCTGGACACTGGAGCGCCAGACCGTGGAACAGGGCGCCGCCCTGCTCGACTTCGGCTGCCCGCCGCTGACAGAGTGCCCCGAGCTGCAACTGCACCTGCACGTCCGTCTCGACGATGCCCTGCACCTGCGCCTGACCAGCCACAACCTGGGCGACACACCGATCACCCTGAGCCAGGCACTGCACAGCTACTTCGCCATCAGCGATATCCACCAGGTCTCGGTGCAGGGCCTCGACGGCAAACCCTATATCGAGACCCTGGAAGACTGGCAGCCGCGCGAACAATCAGGCGACCTGCACTTCGACGGCGAGACTGACCGCATCTACCTCGACCTGCCACAACGCCTGACGCTGACCGACCCAACCTGGCAACGCCGCATCGAACTGCACGCCAGTGGCTCACGCTCGGCGGTGCTGTGGAACCCCTGGGTCGACAAGTCCCGCCGCCTGTCGCAGTTCGCCGACGACGCCTGGCAACGCATGCTCTGCATCGAGACGGCGAACGTGCTGGACGATGCGGTGCGGCTGGAACCAGGCGCGAGTCACGAACTGACGCTGGCCATCGAGGCACATACTCTGCAACCCAAATAG
- a CDS encoding p-hydroxyphenylacetate 3-hydroxylase reductase component, which translates to MTSHTEAGLDPRAFRRALGNFATGVTVMTAASGEQRVGVTANSFNSVSLEPALVLWSIDKRSSSHGVFEQASHFAVNILAADQIDLSNRFARSRDDKFADVVCETGLGGAPLLSDCAARFQCERYQQIDGGDHWILLGRVVAFDDLGRAPLLYHQGAYCAVLPHPHLTAEALGNASPSAFQGRLSDNFYYLMTQAVRAYQADYQPRQLASGLRTSEARLLLVLSSDAGLALPALQRLVAMPLREIEVSLDVLRRKGLLDEHGQGGYCLTALGGEQAERLWRIAEEQQQRVFARFDASQLAAFQAVLAEVAGLG; encoded by the coding sequence ATGACTAGCCATACCGAAGCGGGCCTGGACCCGCGTGCCTTTCGTCGTGCCCTGGGCAATTTCGCCACGGGCGTCACTGTCATGACCGCCGCCAGTGGCGAGCAGCGGGTCGGTGTCACCGCCAACAGCTTCAACTCGGTCTCACTCGAACCGGCCCTGGTGCTGTGGAGCATCGACAAGCGCTCCTCCAGCCATGGTGTGTTCGAGCAGGCCAGCCATTTCGCGGTGAATATACTGGCTGCCGACCAGATCGACCTGTCCAACCGCTTCGCCCGCAGTCGGGACGACAAGTTCGCCGACGTGGTCTGCGAGACGGGGCTGGGAGGTGCGCCATTGCTCAGCGATTGCGCGGCGCGTTTCCAGTGCGAGCGCTACCAGCAGATCGACGGCGGCGACCACTGGATACTGCTGGGGCGGGTGGTGGCCTTCGACGACCTGGGTCGTGCGCCGCTGCTCTACCATCAGGGCGCCTACTGCGCGGTGCTGCCGCATCCGCACCTGACGGCGGAGGCCTTGGGCAACGCTTCGCCCAGTGCCTTCCAGGGGCGGCTTAGCGATAACTTCTATTACCTGATGACCCAGGCCGTGCGCGCCTACCAGGCGGACTACCAGCCACGTCAGTTGGCCAGCGGCCTGCGCACCAGCGAAGCGCGGTTGCTGCTGGTGTTGTCCAGCGATGCCGGTCTGGCCTTGCCCGCCTTGCAGCGCCTGGTGGCGATGCCGCTGCGGGAGATCGAAGTGTCGCTCGATGTGCTGCGGCGCAAAGGGCTGCTGGACGAGCATGGCCAGGGCGGCTATTGCCTGACCGCGCTGGGTGGCGAGCAGGCCGAGCGCCTCTGGCGGATCGCCGAAGAACAGCAGCAGCGGGTGTTTGCCCGTTTCGACGCGTCGCAACTGGCAGCCTTCCAGGCCGTGCTGGCGGAGGTGGCCGGGCTAGGCTGA
- a CDS encoding p-hydroxyphenylacetate 3-hydroxylase oxygenase component, whose protein sequence is MKNPNPLLEALQDILPAIAGNADEAERLRKVPEANIALLKGIGMHRAFQPMAYGGLEVSLPQFADCVAALAGACGGTAWAFSLLCTHSHQLAMFPQRLQDEVWGENPDATASSSIAPFGRVEEVEGGVIFNGEMGWSSGCDHAQWAIVGCNRIGAQGEKVYSFAVLPRSDYEIRDDWYAVGMRGSGSKTLVIKDVFVPEYRIQAARDMMEGRSAGFGLYPDSKIFHTPYRPYFASGFAAISLGIAERMLEAFKEKTRNRVRAYTGASVGTATPALMRLAESTHQVAAARALLEKTWQEHAEYGERQQYPTRTTLAFWRTNQAYAVKMCIEAVDRLFSAAGATSWFEGNEIQRLFRDSHMTGAHAYTDYDVCAQILGRELMGLEPDPSMV, encoded by the coding sequence ATGAAAAATCCAAACCCTCTGCTAGAGGCACTGCAAGACATCCTTCCGGCCATTGCCGGCAACGCCGATGAGGCCGAGCGCCTGCGCAAGGTGCCGGAGGCGAATATTGCCCTGCTCAAGGGTATCGGTATGCACCGCGCCTTCCAGCCCATGGCTTATGGCGGCCTGGAAGTTTCCCTGCCGCAATTCGCCGATTGCGTCGCCGCCCTGGCCGGTGCCTGTGGCGGCACCGCTTGGGCCTTCAGTCTGCTGTGTACCCACAGCCACCAACTGGCGATGTTTCCCCAGCGTTTGCAGGACGAGGTATGGGGCGAGAACCCCGATGCCACGGCCAGCAGCAGCATCGCGCCCTTCGGTCGGGTCGAGGAGGTCGAGGGCGGCGTCATCTTCAATGGCGAGATGGGCTGGAGCAGCGGTTGCGACCATGCGCAGTGGGCGATCGTAGGCTGCAACCGCATCGGCGCGCAGGGCGAGAAGGTCTACAGCTTCGCCGTGCTGCCGCGTAGCGACTATGAGATCCGCGACGACTGGTACGCCGTCGGCATGCGTGGCAGCGGCTCCAAGACGCTGGTCATCAAGGACGTGTTCGTTCCCGAGTACCGTATCCAGGCGGCCAGGGACATGATGGAAGGCCGCTCCGCCGGTTTTGGCCTGTACCCGGACAGCAAGATCTTCCATACCCCGTACCGTCCTTACTTCGCCAGCGGTTTTGCTGCCATCAGCCTGGGTATCGCCGAGCGCATGCTGGAGGCGTTCAAGGAGAAGACCCGCAACCGCGTGCGCGCCTACACCGGTGCCAGCGTCGGCACCGCCACCCCGGCGCTGATGCGGCTGGCCGAGTCCACCCACCAGGTCGCCGCCGCTCGTGCCCTGCTGGAGAAGACCTGGCAGGAGCATGCTGAATACGGCGAGCGGCAGCAGTATCCGACACGCACGACCCTGGCCTTCTGGCGCACCAACCAGGCCTATGCGGTGAAGATGTGCATCGAGGCGGTGGACCGGTTGTTCAGTGCGGCAGGCGCCACCAGTTGGTTCGAGGGCAACGAGATACAGCGGCTGTTCCGCGATTCGCACATGACCGGCGCCCACGCCTACACCGACTATGACGTCTGCGCGCAGATCCTCGGCCGCGAGCTGATGGGGCTGGAGCCGGACCCGAGCATGGTCTAG
- a CDS encoding MFS transporter, translating to MTTWPDALRALRHRNFRLYFAGHALSTLGTWVQQVALAWLIYRLTDSAALLGATTFAALLPQLLLGPVAGAWIDRHDKRRLLIVIETLLGVQAVALALLTAAGHMGPELILAMASLLGVLNAIDTPLRQSLLSQFVGDRQDLPNALALNAMLFTLSRFIGPPLAGLLLGLVGEAICFTLNALSYLGLVAGLLLMRMAPTPRASGSFRTIFGEGLAYALGDAGIRRLMLGVMAVNLTASSYVVLLPVFARDIFAGDASTLGWLWGAAGLGSLLATLLLANQRTAEKLPRLIAWSALACGLTLPLFAFSRYLPLSLLAMAVLGFGVTVNNVGTNIILQSAAPEHLRGRAVALYTSLRFGFDAIGGLLAGLIAARLGAPLALAIAAGVLLLYCAQARWQQRP from the coding sequence ATGACGACCTGGCCCGATGCCCTGCGTGCGCTGCGCCACCGCAACTTCCGCCTGTATTTCGCAGGGCATGCGCTTTCCACCCTGGGCACCTGGGTACAACAGGTGGCCCTGGCCTGGTTGATCTACCGCCTCACCGACTCGGCCGCGTTGCTCGGTGCCACGACCTTCGCCGCGCTGTTGCCACAACTCCTGCTCGGCCCTGTCGCCGGTGCCTGGATCGACCGGCACGACAAGCGCCGCCTGCTGATCGTCATCGAGACCCTGCTCGGCGTGCAGGCCGTGGCGCTGGCACTGCTCACCGCCGCTGGCCACATGGGGCCGGAGCTGATCCTCGCCATGGCCTCGCTGCTGGGCGTGCTCAATGCCATCGACACCCCGCTGCGCCAATCCCTGCTCAGCCAGTTCGTCGGCGACCGCCAGGACCTGCCCAATGCCCTGGCACTGAACGCCATGCTGTTCACCCTGTCGCGCTTCATCGGCCCACCCCTGGCCGGCCTGCTGCTGGGGCTGGTCGGCGAAGCGATCTGTTTCACGCTCAATGCGCTGTCGTACCTGGGGCTGGTGGCGGGCCTGCTGCTGATGCGCATGGCCCCGACACCCAGGGCCAGCGGCTCCTTTCGCACGATCTTCGGCGAGGGACTGGCCTACGCCCTCGGCGATGCCGGCATTCGGCGACTGATGCTCGGCGTGATGGCCGTCAACCTGACGGCATCCAGCTATGTGGTGCTATTGCCGGTGTTCGCCCGCGATATCTTCGCCGGCGATGCCTCCACCCTGGGCTGGCTGTGGGGCGCTGCGGGCCTCGGCTCGCTGCTGGCGACCCTGTTACTGGCGAACCAGCGCACCGCAGAGAAGCTGCCCCGGCTGATTGCCTGGTCGGCGCTGGCCTGTGGACTGACCCTGCCGCTGTTCGCGTTCAGCCGCTACCTGCCGTTGTCGTTGCTGGCCATGGCCGTGCTCGGTTTCGGCGTCACCGTCAACAACGTCGGCACCAACATCATCCTGCAGAGTGCCGCACCAGAGCATCTGCGTGGCCGTGCGGTGGCGCTGTACACCTCGCTGCGCTTCGGCTTCGACGCCATCGGCGGGCTGCTCGCCGGGCTGATCGCAGCCCGCCTGGGTGCACCGCTGGCCCTGGCGATCGCCGCCGGCGTACTGCTGCTCTACTGTGCCCAGGCACGATGGCAGCAACGGCCCTGA
- a CDS encoding Bcr/CflA family multidrug efflux MFS transporter: protein MPPIARPQSLIVLLAALVAFGPLSIDMYLPSLPSIGRDLDAGEAQVQMTISLFLGGLCLGMLFYGPLSDRFGRRRLLLGGIVLYLVASLGCALADDVGQLQFWRLLQALGGAAASVLARAIVRDLFPLGDAARVLSLMHLVTMLATLVAPLLGGYLMHLAAWRSQFLLLLGFAAICLLAVAWKIPETHPPSARGASLGQAFRAYGRMAREPLALGYTLCMGACFGGMFAFISASPFIYIEHFGVSPMGYAWLFALNILGIIVVTLLNARLVVELAPQRILAGATWVIATAGGVLALVGLSGWGGLPMLVVAVLGYISFTGMIGANCLACLLAAYPQQAGAAAGLAVAMQFGLGMLGSALVSALHDGTPLPMCLVLAGAGGLSLLACRVALRRF from the coding sequence ATGCCGCCCATTGCCAGGCCCCAGAGCCTGATTGTCCTGCTCGCCGCGTTGGTGGCGTTCGGTCCGTTGTCGATCGACATGTACCTGCCGAGCTTGCCGAGCATCGGTCGCGACCTCGATGCCGGCGAGGCGCAGGTGCAGATGACCATCAGCCTGTTCCTCGGCGGCCTCTGCCTGGGCATGCTGTTCTATGGCCCGCTGTCGGACCGCTTCGGCAGGCGCCGATTGCTGCTCGGCGGTATCGTCCTGTACCTGGTGGCCAGCCTTGGCTGCGCGCTGGCCGATGATGTCGGACAACTGCAATTCTGGCGCTTGCTGCAGGCATTGGGCGGGGCGGCGGCCTCGGTACTGGCACGGGCCATCGTGCGTGACCTGTTCCCCCTGGGGGATGCGGCCAGGGTCTTGTCGCTGATGCATCTGGTGACGATGCTGGCGACCCTGGTTGCCCCCTTGCTTGGCGGTTACCTGATGCACCTGGCTGCTTGGCGCTCGCAGTTCCTGCTGTTGCTGGGATTCGCCGCAATCTGCCTGCTGGCGGTGGCCTGGAAGATTCCCGAAACCCATCCGCCCAGTGCCCGTGGCGCCTCCCTGGGGCAGGCGTTCCGTGCCTATGGGCGAATGGCCAGGGAGCCGCTGGCGCTGGGCTATACCCTCTGCATGGGGGCGTGCTTTGGCGGTATGTTCGCTTTCATCAGCGCTTCGCCGTTTATTTACATCGAGCATTTCGGGGTGTCGCCGATGGGCTACGCCTGGCTGTTCGCGCTGAATATCCTCGGCATTATCGTGGTGACGTTGCTCAATGCACGCCTGGTCGTGGAGCTGGCGCCGCAGCGCATACTGGCGGGGGCTACCTGGGTCATCGCGACGGCGGGAGGGGTGCTCGCACTGGTGGGGCTGTCCGGCTGGGGCGGTTTACCCATGCTGGTGGTGGCCGTGCTCGGCTACATCAGCTTCACCGGCATGATCGGCGCCAACTGCCTGGCCTGCCTGCTCGCGGCCTATCCGCAGCAGGCTGGTGCGGCGGCGGGGCTGGCGGTGGCCATGCAGTTCGGCCTGGGCATGCTGGGCAGTGCGTTGGTCAGTGCCCTGCACGACGGGACGCCCCTGCCGATGTGCCTGGTGCTGGCCGGTGCCGGCGGCCTCAGCCTGCTGGCGTGTCGCGTGGCGCTACGCCGGTTCTGA
- the hpaA gene encoding 4-hydroxyphenylacetate catabolism regulatory protein HpaA, translating to MREVQAIPNIDIGQVYDQRYADADVHYEALGKLADFFGRNMPVHRHDRFFQIHYVKSGAVRVYLDDQQYHREGPLFFLTPPTIPHAFVTEADSDGHVLTVRQQWVWPLLEADQGLADGPRIGAVCVAFDDLDERFAGDILRVDQCFDALRDEFTANRPGRSSCLEALTRLLLISLLRLSSRSLTAQPTRRNDLHFFHHFNALIERHYAEHWSLGIYAERLGVTEARLNDICRRIAGLPSKRLVHERLMQEARRLLLFSGCTANEISYRLGFTDPAYFSRFFHRNAGMAPGEYRQRHLAEKEDAWR from the coding sequence ATGCGTGAGGTGCAAGCCATCCCCAACATCGACATCGGCCAGGTCTACGACCAGCGCTATGCCGATGCCGACGTGCACTACGAGGCGCTGGGCAAGCTGGCCGATTTCTTCGGCCGCAACATGCCGGTGCACCGGCACGACCGGTTCTTCCAGATTCATTACGTCAAGAGTGGTGCGGTACGGGTCTACCTGGACGACCAGCAGTATCACCGCGAGGGGCCGCTGTTCTTCCTGACGCCGCCGACCATTCCCCATGCCTTCGTCACCGAGGCGGACAGCGATGGCCATGTGCTGACCGTGCGCCAGCAATGGGTCTGGCCGTTGCTGGAGGCCGACCAGGGCCTTGCCGACGGGCCGCGCATCGGTGCGGTCTGCGTGGCGTTCGATGATCTGGACGAGCGCTTTGCTGGCGACATCCTCCGCGTCGACCAGTGTTTCGATGCATTGCGTGACGAGTTCACCGCCAATCGCCCGGGCCGTTCATCGTGCCTGGAAGCGCTGACGCGGCTGCTCCTGATCAGCCTGCTGCGCTTATCGAGCCGTTCGCTGACGGCACAGCCGACACGGCGCAACGACCTGCATTTCTTTCACCATTTCAACGCACTGATCGAACGGCATTACGCCGAGCATTGGTCGCTGGGCATTTATGCCGAGCGCCTTGGGGTCACCGAAGCGCGCCTCAACGATATCTGCCGACGCATCGCCGGCCTGCCGTCCAAGCGCCTGGTGCACGAGCGGCTGATGCAGGAGGCCCGGCGCCTGTTGCTGTTCTCCGGGTGCACGGCCAACGAAATCAGCTATCGCCTGGGTTTCACCGATCCGGCTTATTTCAGCCGTTTCTTCCATCGCAATGCGGGGATGGCGCCGGGCGAGTATCGCCAGCGACATCTGGCCGAGAAGGAGGATGCCTGGCGCTGA
- the hpaR gene encoding homoprotocatechuate degradation operon regulator HpaR, which yields MSNTRPSLTLTLLQAREAAMAFFRPLLNQHGLTEQQWRIVRILRQQGELESHQLARQACILKPSMTGVLGRLERDGLVRRWKSPQDQRRVYVNLTEKGQQCFVSMSDGMESNYQKIQAQFGEEKLQQLLGLLNELKQVKP from the coding sequence ATGTCCAACACCAGACCCTCCCTGACCCTCACGCTGTTGCAGGCCCGAGAAGCCGCCATGGCGTTCTTCCGCCCGCTGCTCAACCAGCACGGGCTGACCGAGCAGCAGTGGCGGATCGTGCGCATCCTGCGCCAGCAGGGCGAACTGGAAAGCCATCAACTGGCGCGCCAGGCCTGCATTCTCAAACCGAGCATGACCGGCGTGCTGGGGCGGCTGGAGCGCGATGGCCTGGTGCGCCGCTGGAAGTCGCCCCAAGACCAGCGGCGGGTGTACGTCAACCTGACCGAGAAGGGGCAGCAGTGCTTCGTCTCCATGAGCGACGGGATGGAGAGCAACTACCAGAAGATCCAGGCGCAGTTCGGCGAAGAGAAGCTGCAGCAACTGCTTGGGCTGCTCAATGAACTGAAACAGGTCAAGCCCTGA
- a CDS encoding fumarylacetoacetate hydrolase family protein, with protein sequence MPLNASELATGSLFGVALNYQGLLAGRLDEFGQPPYQKPPVKPVLFIKTSNTRNGNGQAVIAPSGERLQPGPALGVVIGSDASRVSAERALEHVAGYVLVNEFSLPEDSYYRPAVKAKCRDGFCAIGDEVVPVDAVPEPGRLELRLLVNGEVRQQNTTANLVRGIGQLIAELSEFMTLHKGDVLITGTPEGRVDVQPGDEVVVEIDGLGRLTNHIVAEEA encoded by the coding sequence ATGCCCCTCAATGCCAGCGAACTGGCCACCGGCAGCCTGTTCGGCGTCGCCCTGAACTACCAAGGGCTGCTGGCAGGTCGCCTCGACGAGTTCGGCCAGCCGCCCTACCAGAAGCCGCCGGTCAAACCGGTGCTGTTCATCAAGACCTCCAACACCCGCAACGGCAATGGCCAGGCGGTCATCGCTCCCAGTGGCGAACGCCTGCAACCCGGCCCTGCGCTCGGCGTGGTGATCGGTAGCGATGCCAGCCGCGTCAGTGCCGAGAGGGCGCTGGAGCATGTGGCCGGCTATGTGCTGGTGAATGAGTTCAGCCTGCCGGAAGACAGCTACTACCGCCCGGCGGTCAAGGCCAAGTGCCGCGACGGTTTCTGTGCCATCGGCGACGAAGTGGTGCCTGTCGATGCAGTGCCCGAACCCGGCAGGCTGGAGCTGCGCCTGCTGGTCAACGGCGAAGTGCGCCAGCAGAACACCACGGCGAACCTGGTGCGCGGCATCGGCCAGTTGATCGCCGAACTGAGCGAGTTCATGACCCTGCACAAGGGCGACGTACTCATCACCGGAACGCCGGAAGGCCGCGTCGACGTGCAGCCGGGCGACGAAGTGGTGGTGGAGATCGACGGCCTTGGCCGCCTGACCAATCACATCGTGGCGGAGGAAGCCTGA
- a CDS encoding fumarylacetoacetate hydrolase family protein encodes MKHARIRYQGETFAVTVEDGNAVRLADGRLLAEQDVEWLPPAQGSMFALGLNYADHAAELAFKAPTEPLAFIKSPGTYTGHNQVTWRPDNVKYMHYECELVAVIGKPARNVKREDALDYLAGYTVCNDYAIRDYLENYYRPNLRVKNRDATTPVGPWIVDAADVPDPSKLRLRTWINGELKQDGTTADMIFDIPYLIEYFSSFMTLQPGDMIATGTPEGLADVVPGDEVVVEVEGVGRLANRIVSETEFFAARG; translated from the coding sequence ATGAAACACGCGCGTATCCGCTATCAGGGCGAAACCTTCGCCGTCACCGTCGAAGACGGCAACGCCGTGCGCCTGGCCGACGGCCGCCTGCTCGCCGAGCAGGACGTGGAATGGCTGCCACCGGCCCAGGGCAGCATGTTCGCCCTCGGCCTGAACTACGCCGATCACGCCGCCGAGCTGGCGTTCAAGGCACCGACCGAACCACTGGCCTTCATCAAGTCGCCCGGCACCTACACCGGCCACAACCAGGTGACCTGGCGCCCGGACAACGTCAAGTACATGCACTACGAGTGCGAACTGGTGGCGGTGATCGGCAAGCCGGCGCGCAACGTCAAGCGCGAGGACGCGCTGGACTACCTGGCCGGCTACACCGTCTGCAACGACTACGCCATCCGCGACTACCTGGAAAACTACTACCGCCCCAACCTGCGGGTGAAGAACCGCGACGCCACCACACCGGTCGGCCCGTGGATCGTCGATGCCGCAGACGTGCCGGATCCGTCGAAGCTCAGGCTGCGCACCTGGATCAACGGTGAGCTGAAACAGGACGGCACAACCGCCGACATGATCTTCGACATCCCCTACCTGATCGAATACTTCTCCAGCTTCATGACCCTGCAGCCGGGCGACATGATCGCCACCGGCACGCCGGAAGGCCTGGCCGACGTGGTGCCGGGCGACGAAGTGGTGGTGGAGGTGGAAGGCGTTGGCCGCCTGGCCAACCGCATCGTCAGCGAAACCGAATTCTTTGCCGCTCGCGGCTAA